Part of the Nicotiana sylvestris chromosome 2, ASM39365v2, whole genome shotgun sequence genome, gagatcaataaaatttctcaaaactcttttaacatcaaatttctcaattaaggtctggatcacgtcaaacgacgtccattttttaaccaaatttcacaagaatgactcaagtcatatataagacctgtaccgggcgtcggaactaaaatacgggcccgataccatttcTTTCTAATAAGTTTTGACTTCAAATatccttaaacaatttctgaaaataatttcacttaaaaattcatttctcgggctagggacctagGATtgcgatttcgggcatacgcctaagtcccatattttcctacggaccctccgggaccgtcaaatcacgggtccgagtcctttcacccaaaatattgaccgaagttaaatttattcatttttaaagtcaatacttaacatttttcacagaatttcatatttaagctttccggctacgcgctcggactgcgcacgcaaatcgaagcgactctaaatgaggttttcaaggcctcggaagcacataatgggtaagaaaacacTAAATATATACACTAAATATATACCTAATCCCAATTCTAACTCCCTATGAATTCGTTCCTGACTTGCATTGGGTTTTATTATTACATCGACCGCCTCACAACCTatatttgtggtgtgagtttgggcgatATTAAATTTTGGCGCCATTACCGGGGAGTTAAATGGATTTAGCTTAGATTTTTGTGTgatttgtcttcttttccttccgaGTCACTAACTTTGTTTTTGAATTGATTTTAGGTATGAATATGACTCTCAACAACAAACCCATTGGGAATTTTCCAATgggggaggaagtagatgatgaccaagttgatgatgttcctcttgaacctcaagcaaataaatAAGGCCGCCCGCCTCAAGACAACGTTCCCGTCCCTCCCCCACCTCTACCAAGAGCAGCAGCACACTAACATTTACCGAACGAGGGTTACGCAAGTGTTATAGTCCCGCCCTGCATTAGGGCGGGCAACTtccaaattaccaatgtgatgcttaCACTAGTTAAGCAACGGGGATTCTTCACCGGGGCTCCCAGTCAAAATTCTTACAAGCATCTCAAAGGGTTCGTCGATACTTGTTAGGGGAGCAAGTACACCAATGTCTCCGAGGACGCACTGCGATTGAGgctatttcccttttctctaCGGGGAAAGGCATTGGACTGGTTAGAGAGACTGCCTAATCATTccatccatacatgggatgagttggcggaaaaATTCATTGCCAAATTCTGCTCTCCAGGACATATGGCGACACTTCGGGATGAGATTCTTACATTCAAGCAAGAACCCAATGAGccattgcatgagatttgggaaagataTCGTACCATGGCTAAAGAGTGAtcgaataatgatatgaccgaggccattatccaacaaaccttctacaggGTTATCAACACAACAAATCAATTCGTGGTAAATCAACTCGCCGGTGGGAACTTCACGAACACACCTTATGTCGAAGCTTGTgaaattcttgatgagatggcaaATACCTCAttggcatggcaaagtagagccaatgttccTCAAGGTGACACAAATGTCATTCACCTACACACAGaactacatgatcatgggcaagctatTGCAGAGTTAACAACCAcaatgaaccaattggccaaagctcagcttcaacaagttcaagggcTAAAACAAGTGAATGTGATGGAAGGTGTGAATATGATGATGAACAAGAGATGGCAACAAGGTCAACAAATGCAAAGTCGTACGGAACAATTCATGCAAGATGATAGTGGTTATGATCAAGGTGATTCATTCAATGAGAAAGAAGAAGATGTGCAGTATGTCCATAATTATCAAGGACAAAATCAGCAACAATGGCGGTcacaaagaaatcaaggaaattggaacaacaaAGGCCACCAAGGCAATTGGGTGGTGGTAAcaataatcaaggcaattggaataATCAAGGTAACAAAGGCAATTAGGGAAGTaataatcaaggaaattgggATGACAATAGTCAAAGCAATTGGGGAGGCAAtaaccaaggagggtggaacaacaacaacaactaggggTCGAGTTTTCAAAGGTCCCCGATGTTCCAACAACCGAGCAATCCACCTCCCTATACTTCTCAAGGTCCGAGATCTTCTAACAATGAGATGGGTAGAATTGAGAACATGTTTAAACAGATGATGGAAAAGAATGCCGACTCCGATGCTTAATTAGCCTCTCATAATACTTCAATCCGCaatttggaagttcaattagGACAAATCTCGCAAGCTTTGAACACTtgtcctaagggggcactaccaagtgatacggtggtgaacccgaagggtgggaataatacggGACATGTTATGTCCAtgactacaagaagtggaaaaggTGGATATGCAATCACCTCAAATCAAAGAAGAATTGTGGATGAAGATGTCGTGGTTCAAGAAGATGAAATCCCAAGCAATATGGTTCAAGCTAATGAAGtagtgagaattgatattgatgAAAATGTGGAGGAGATACAAGATGAAGTGAACCCATCTAGGTAACACTGATTGACATGCTGGAACCGGTAGTGCCAAAGGTTAAGGCAccaatgccaaggcctcctcctccttaccctcaaaggcttgcatagcaaaatagtgagaaccaattcaaaaagtttattgatataatgAAGAGTTTGTCTATTAATGTGCCGTTGGTTGAGGCTTTAGAGCAAATTCCGagttatgcaaagttcatgaaggattTGGTGACCAAGAAAAGATCGATGAAATAATTAAgatgacacatcaagtgagtgcaacTATGCACTCAATGGCTCCTAAGTTGGAAGATCCCGAcgctttcacaatcccttgcacTATTGGGAGTGTTGACTTTGCCAAAGCCTTAAGTGATCtaggggcaagtatcaacttgatgccctattcgTGTTCAAAACTTTAGGAATACCAAGACCCATATCTATGAGGTTGCAAATGACGGATCGTACAATAAAgagacctttgggcattattaaTGATGTGTTGGTTCGAGTTGACAAGTTCATCCTCCTGGCGGACTTTGTGATTCCTTactgtgaagtggactatgaggtgcctatcattttaggtagacctttccttgctacggagAAGACTCTTGTTGATGTGGAAGCCGGTGAGCTCACTTTTCGGGTGGGTGACGAAAAGGTGGTCTTCCaagtgtgcaaatctatgaggcaaccgaatagtAATGAAGTTTGTTCGTTCGTGGATTTGGTCACCAATGTGATTATTGATGATGCTAGTGCCACAATGAATGTTGAGGATAATTTGGAAGCCGTTGTGCTCAATCTTGATGATGTTGAGGAGAAAAAGGCTATGTGGAGTGTGTTAATGCATTGCAAGGAATGAggtcgtacacttatgagccccgcaagctatctttagatcttgaaaatcggaagactcctccaacaaagccatcaattgaggacCCTCCCACTTTGGAGTTAAAGTCATTGCCTCCACATCTCATGTATGAATTCCTTGGCCCTTCTTACACTTTACCGgtttttctttcttcttgttCAACTAACATGGAGGTAGAGTCCACATTGGAGGTGATACAAAGGAGGACGAGAGCAATCGGGTGGACATTAGCGGATATCTGAGGCATAAGCctcgccttttgcatgcataagattatTTTGGATGAGGGTGTCAAACCCTCCGTTGAACATCAAAAGAGGCTAAATGAagcaatgcaagaggtggtcaaGAAGGAGATaattaagtggttggatgccggagTTGTTTACCCTATTTCCGATAACTTGTGGACCTCTCTggtgcaatgtgtcccaaagaaagggggcatgactGTGGTAACAGATGTCAAGAATGAACTGATCCCAGAAGAACTGTCACTGGGTAGGGAGTGTGCATGGACTAcaggaagctcaacaaagtcacttGGAAAGATCATTTCCCGCTTTCATttcttgatcaaatgcttgataggttggccggatgtgctttttattgcttcctTGATGGATACTCCGGTTACAATCAAATCCTTATTGCTCCtaaggaccaagagaagaccactttcacttgtccctatggtacttttgcattctagtggatgccatttggtttgtgtaatgcacaacggtgtatgatggctattttcaccgacatggtggaggatattcttGAGGTCTTCATGGACGATTTTTCTATGGTTGGGAATTCTTTTTAAGATTGCTTGAACAATTTGGATAGGGTTTTGGCTAGATGTGAAGAGACAAATTTGGTGTTGAATTGggagaaatatcattttatggtcgaggaaggcattgttctcagccacaaaatttcaaagcatggtattgaggtcgaCAAGGCTAAAATTGAGGTGATCTCCAAATGCCCTCCCCCTGCATTCGTGAAGGGAGTGAGGAGCTTCTTGGGTCATGCGAGTTTCTATCGCCGATTCATCAAGGACTTTTCCAAGGTGGTAAACCCTTTGTGTAAACTTTTGGAGAAGGATGCTAAGTTCCATTTCAATGAAGATTGTATGAAGGCATTCGAATTGCTgaagttcaagttgactactactcatATTATCACCGCACCGGATTaaagcttgccttttgagcttatgtgcgatgctagtgataTGGCGGTTGGAATAGTTTTGGGGAAACATatcaacaaaatcttccatccggtttactatgctagtaagaccatgaataatgcccaagtcaactacacaGTGATCGAAAAAGAGCTACTTGCTAATGTTTTTGCTATGGAGAAGTTTAGCCCGTATTTGATGGGTACAAATGTGATTGTTCACACTGACAATGCTACGCTTCAGTATttgatgagcaagaaagattctaaGGCAAGGTTAATGTGGTGGGTGCTtctattgcaagagtttgatctagagattcaagaccgcaaaggtagtgaaaatcaagtggcggaccacttattCCGATTGGAGGAAGAGGGGAGGCCACATGACGGGTTCCCACATGGTGGTCGTTCGTGAGCTCTTATGGGAACACTTATATTTTGGTAGTTGTGGACTATGTATTAAAATGGGTTTAAGCCATGGCTTTACCCAACgacgaagctcgaagtgt contains:
- the LOC138885323 gene encoding uncharacterized protein → MHKIILDEGVKPSVEHQKRLNEAMQEVVKKEIIKWLDAGVVYPISDNLWTSLVQCVPKKGGMTVVTDVKNELIPEELSLGRECAWTTGSSTKSLGKIISRFHFLIKCLIGWPDVLFIASLMDTPVTIKSLLLLRTKRRPLSLVPMVLLHSSGCHLVCVMHNDCLNNLDRVLARCEETNLVLNWEKYHFMVEEGIVLSHKISKHGIEVDKAKIEVISKCPPPAFVKGVRSFLGHASFYRRFIKDFSKVVNPLCKLLEKDAKFHFNEDCMKAFELLKFKLTTTHIITAPD